The Oleidesulfovibrio alaskensis DSM 16109 nucleotide sequence ATGGCCCTGAATATGGGCGGCACTGCCGGTGCAAGGTGTTCAAGCAGGCCGCGGGCCTTTGATACGTCAAAATCGCGCGGCAGTCCGGCCATCTGCAGCAGCTCGGGCGAGCAGTAGGTGCGCTGTGTCATAAACTGCATGTCAAAGTGCCCTATTCTGGCCAGCCGCTGTGCTTCACTGAGCATGGTCTGGCTTTCGCGCAGCCGGGCCTGCGTCTGCTGCAGTTCGGTTATGTCTTCCAGTACGGTCATGCCGCCGCTGACATGGGTTTCGCATGAAAAAGGCAGACTGTGTCCCATATAAATGCGGCCCCGTATCACAAGGGTGAAATGCACGGGACGTCCCCGCAGCGCCATGGCATGGTGCGCCGCCAGATTTCGTCCCGCGGCGGGCGGCAGGATTTCGTGCGGGCGGCGGCCTTCGGCATGCTGTTTGTTCAGCCCCATGCTTTCCATCTGACGGCCGTCAGCTTTGCGTATGATGCCCTGCCCGTCAAAAAGCAGCAGGACGCCGTTGGGGTAGTTTTCGGCCAGCGAACGGTACAGTTGTTCGCTCTGCTGCAGGGCGTCTTCGGCATTACGCCGTTTGTGGTGCTGCCGCATGCCTGTATATGCCAGTGCGGCGGTAAGGGTAAGAAGCGCCAGCGCTGCAAGCATGGTACGCATGAGGCTTTTGTGCCACGGCCCGAGCACCCGTTTTTTATCGCGCAGTGCAGCAATGTGCAGCGGCAGGTGGGGCAGCTGATAGGCTGCGATGAGATTGGCGGCGGTTTGTGCCTCGCGCAGCCCGCCGCCCGAAAGTTCGTCTTCCGTGCCCGCAAACACGGCGGTTTCTTCCAGCGCGGTGCCGCTGTGCAGGTCGGCCCGCGCCGGCCAGCAGGCGATTATCTGCATGTCGTGGTTAAGCAGCAGCACCGTGTCGATGTCAAAAAAACTGCTTTCCTGATACGGGTCATACAGCGCTGCGGGGTATACGCTGGCAGTGAGCACGCCGGCAAAGGCGCCGGAGGCGTCCAGCATGCGGCGGCTGATGAGAATGCCGGGTTTATGTTCCGCGGCTGCGGCGGAGTCTTCGGCTTGCAGTTCAAGGAAAAAGTCGTGCCACTGATCGCGATGGCGTTTGAGCAGCCCTGTCACGTCCGGCGGTTTGCTGTATCTGTCACCTGAATGGCGGGCCACCAGCGTGCCCTGTGCGTCAAACAGAAAAATATCAGCCACGCCGGGATGCAGCAGGGCGGAGTTGGGCAGGTGCAGGCGCCGGATTGTCTCCGACGGTGCCGCGGCATGGGCGGTCAGCAGCTGCGCCGCCGTGTTCTGGGCATTAAGCAGCACCAGATCTATGCCGCCCAGCGTGGCGGCCAGCCTGTCACCCAGTATGGTGGCCTGTGACTGCAGCTTGATACGCGCCAGGGACAGATGATTGTCTTTTTGCGAATAGACGGTGACGAACAGGCCTGAGAGCAGAGCGAGAACGATCAGCTGCAGGGCGAGAATGACGCCGCGGGGAGCATGGTTGCCGAGAAGAGCTGGTTTCATGGCGTTCCTGCAGCTGCGTGCGTGTTGCTGAAGAGCAGGCCGCTACGGTTCCTGTGCTGCGGACAGCTTGTGCGGCGTTTCTTCGGGCAGAGTGGCAAAGATGTTTTCCAGAATGGTATTCGATACCAGCATGCCGTTTCTGGTCAAGCGCAGATACCCGTTGCTGATGCGTACCAGCCTGTTGCGGTGCAGGGCGTGCACCAGCTGTTTGTGCTCGCGCAGAAAATCGCGTCCGGTAAGGTCGCGGTATGATTTCACGCGCAGGCCGCGTGCCGTGCGCAGACGCAGCATGATAAGTTCTTCGGCCCGCTCCAGCGGGGTGAGTGCCGCGGCATCGTGCCCCAGCGTACCCTCGGCTGTGCGGCGGGCGTACTCCTGCAGCCCGTGGGGGTTTTCCCAGCGTCTGCCGGACAGCGTGGAAACCGCCGAAGGCCCCATGCCCAGATATTCGGCGCCTTCCCAGTAGCCCAGATTGTGCCTGCACTGAAATCCCATGCGGGCGAAGTTGGAAATTTCGTACTGCATATAGCCCCGCGATTCCAGAAATTCCGCACCGTAGATGAACATGCGGGCCTGTTCCTGCTCGTCGGGCAGCGTGTGCCGCCCCTGCAGACATGCCTGTTCCAGCGGGGTACCTTCTTCCAGCGTGAGTCCGTAGCATGACAGATGGTCGGGCTTGAGCTCTGTTACTGCTTTCAGCTCGTCAAGCCACAGCTTGAGCCGCTGCGATGGCAGCCCCCATATCATGTCCAGATTGATGTTGCCAAAGCCTGCCTGACGCGCCAGCCGGAAGGCATTTACGGCTTCGCGCGCCTTGTGGGGCCGCCCCAGTACGCGCAGACCGTCGTTGTTCAGGCTCTGCACTCCCAGACTCAGTCTGTTGATGCCGCATTTGAAAAGGGTGTCAAGATACCCGTAGGCGGAGACGGATTCGGGATTTGCCTCAAAGCTGATTTCGGCCCCGTTCTGTATGTCGAACGCGCGTCGCAGCCTGTCCATGATGACGGCCACCGCTTTTTCCGGCAGCAGACTGGGCGTGCCCCCGCCGAAAAAAACGGTATGCACCGCTCTGTTGCCCAGCCGGTCGCCCCACAGGGCTATCTCGCGCAGCAGCGCATCAAGATACTGTTGCATGCCGTCCGGTCCCGCGGCGGCCACAGGGACGGAATGGAAAGCGCAGTAGCCGCATTTGCTGCGGCAGAAGGGCACATGAATATACAGCAGCACAAAGGCTCCGGATGTCCGGCGGTGAACGGCCGCGCGGGTCTGTCTTTCTGCTTCGCCGCCCGGTGGTTGCGGATACCGCGCGGGCTGCGGGCGGTTGCGGTCAGCGCATGCGGCGTGTGCCGCGCCGCGTTGCGGCACAGTATGTCTTATCTGCCTGCATTGCCGGCTGCGGGGGTGGCGGCGGCCTGTTCTGCCTGTTTTTCTGTACCGTCTGCGCAGCAGGGCGTGCCGGCGGTCTGTTGCGGCACCTGCGCACCGGCGTTTTTCAGTTCGCGGGCGTACCGTTCGGTTTCGCTGTACAGGCAGCCGCAGTACTGCTGCCGGTATATGCCCCACGCTTTGGAAGTCTCTATGCCCTGCTGCCAGCCTTCACGGAAGTCGCGGTACAGAAAACGCAGCCTGCCGTCGCCGCACAGGTCGCTGCCCAGCGCGGCGATGCGCTCGTGCTGCTGTTTGCGGGAATACAGCAGGGTGGAGGTAACCATGTCGAACCCGCCTCTGCGGGCTACGGATACGGCCCGTTCGAGCCGTATCCTGTAGCAGTGAAAGCATCTGTTCGCTTCACGGAAAGCGATTTCGCGCATCCATGCCTGCGGGTCATATTCACGGTCAAAGTATATCACTTTGACCCCCAGCCTGTGAGCCACATCCACCATGCCCTGTCTGCGGGCCAGATACTCGCGCAGCGGGTGAATGTTGGGGTTGAAGAACAGGCCGGTGACTTCGTGTCCTTCGCGCAGCAGCGTCTGCATGGTGGTGATGGAGCAAGGCCCGCAGCATGCGTGCACAAGCACTCTTGCCATGCCTACCTCCGTATGGCGATGTCGATGTCGCGTTCGAACCTGTTTTCCAGTTCGGTCAGGTGTCCGCGTTTATGGTTCAGCAGGTACATGCCCAGTTCTTCCGGAGCTTCCCAGCGCAGCGAAGAGGCCGTGGTGGCGCGCAGCTGTCTGTGGATATCCTTGAGGGCCTGCATGGCCTGCCATTCCATGTTGCGGCGCAGCCCTGTGCCTTTGCAGCACGGGCAGGGTTCGGTGCTTATGGACAGGGCGGAAGACCCCAGACGCTGCCGCACTATCTGCAGCAGGCCGAAACGGCTCATTTTGCCCACATCGTGTCTGGCGCGGTCGTTTTTCATGGCGGCGCGCAGGGTTTTTTCCACTTCGCGCCAGTGGTTTCTGTCGCGCATTTCAATGAAGTCGACAACTATCTGCCCGCCGATGTCACGCAGCTTGAGCTGCTGGGCGATGGTTTCGGCGGCTTCCATATTGGTGCGCAGAGCCATGGATTCGAAATTTGTCTTGCCGGCGATTTTTCCGGAGTTGATATCGATGGCCATAAGCGCTTCGGTCTGGTCGAAAACCAGCCTGCCGCCGCTGGGCAGCGATACTTCGCGCGAATATATCTGGTCCAGCTGCTTCTGCATGCTGAACCGCTCCCAGAGTGTGCGGTCGGTGTCTTTATGCCGTTTGACCAGATTGGTGCGCCGCGGAAAGACGATGGCGGCAAATTCCTGCACGGCATCGGCTGTCTGTTCGTCGTCCACCCACACTTCGCCCACATCGTCGGTCAGATAGTCGCGCACTGCCCGTGCGGCAAGGTCCAGTTCCTTGTAGATAAGGCTGGGGGCTTTTTCCACGGTGCCTTTTTTGCGCACATCCTTCCACAGGCGTTTAAGAAACTGCAGGTCGCGCTGTATGCTTGTTTTGCTCTGCCCCACCGAAACCGTGCGTACGATAAGCCCCAGCCCGGGACCGGGGGTGGCACCTTCAAGCAGGGCGCGCAGGCGCACTCTTTCTTCTTCCGATTCCACCTTGCGCGAAACGCCTATCTGTTCGCGTCCGGGGGTGAGCACCAGAAAACGTCCCGGCAGCGAAAGATACGAGGTGAGGAAGGCACCTTTGGAACCCGTGGGTTCCTTGACCACCTGCACCAGTACTTCCTGTCCTGCTTTAAGCACTTTCTGCAGCAGAGGATATTTTTTGCCTTTGGAAGGGTCGTGGGGGGCCGAGTAGTATTCGGGGTGAACTTCATCCACCTGCAGAAAACCGTTTTTTTCGGCGCCGTAATTGACAAAGGCGGCCTGCAGGTTGGAGTCTATGTTGTTGATGATGCCTTTG carries:
- the hemW gene encoding radical SAM family heme chaperone HemW, producing the protein MLLYIHVPFCRSKCGYCAFHSVPVAAAGPDGMQQYLDALLREIALWGDRLGNRAVHTVFFGGGTPSLLPEKAVAVIMDRLRRAFDIQNGAEISFEANPESVSAYGYLDTLFKCGINRLSLGVQSLNNDGLRVLGRPHKAREAVNAFRLARQAGFGNINLDMIWGLPSQRLKLWLDELKAVTELKPDHLSCYGLTLEEGTPLEQACLQGRHTLPDEQEQARMFIYGAEFLESRGYMQYEISNFARMGFQCRHNLGYWEGAEYLGMGPSAVSTLSGRRWENPHGLQEYARRTAEGTLGHDAAALTPLERAEELIMLRLRTARGLRVKSYRDLTGRDFLREHKQLVHALHRNRLVRISNGYLRLTRNGMLVSNTILENIFATLPEETPHKLSAAQEP
- a CDS encoding epoxyqueuosine reductase QueH, with the translated sequence MARVLVHACCGPCSITTMQTLLREGHEVTGLFFNPNIHPLREYLARRQGMVDVAHRLGVKVIYFDREYDPQAWMREIAFREANRCFHCYRIRLERAVSVARRGGFDMVTSTLLYSRKQQHERIAALGSDLCGDGRLRFLYRDFREGWQQGIETSKAWGIYRQQYCGCLYSETERYARELKNAGAQVPQQTAGTPCCADGTEKQAEQAAATPAAGNAGR
- a CDS encoding Rne/Rng family ribonuclease, whose product is MEKTRKGKRKMFISVLPEEQVEVVLSEEGVIVEYYVEMVHQAKTKGNIYKGIINNIDSNLQAAFVNYGAEKNGFLQVDEVHPEYYSAPHDPSKGKKYPLLQKVLKAGQEVLVQVVKEPTGSKGAFLTSYLSLPGRFLVLTPGREQIGVSRKVESEEERVRLRALLEGATPGPGLGLIVRTVSVGQSKTSIQRDLQFLKRLWKDVRKKGTVEKAPSLIYKELDLAARAVRDYLTDDVGEVWVDDEQTADAVQEFAAIVFPRRTNLVKRHKDTDRTLWERFSMQKQLDQIYSREVSLPSGGRLVFDQTEALMAIDINSGKIAGKTNFESMALRTNMEAAETIAQQLKLRDIGGQIVVDFIEMRDRNHWREVEKTLRAAMKNDRARHDVGKMSRFGLLQIVRQRLGSSALSISTEPCPCCKGTGLRRNMEWQAMQALKDIHRQLRATTASSLRWEAPEELGMYLLNHKRGHLTELENRFERDIDIAIRR